In a single window of the Canis lupus familiaris isolate Mischka breed German Shepherd chromosome 2, alternate assembly UU_Cfam_GSD_1.0, whole genome shotgun sequence genome:
- the ZNF423 gene encoding zinc finger protein 423 isoform X2, whose amino-acid sequence MEDESIYTCDHCQQDFECLADLTDHRAHRCPGDGDDDPQLSWVASSPSSKDVASPTQMIGDGCDLGLGEEEGGTGLPYPCQFCDKSFIRLSYLKRHEQIHSDKLPFKCTYCSRLFKHKRSRDRHIKLHTGDKKYHCHECEAAFSRSDHLKIHLKTHSSSKPFKCTVCKRGFSSTSSLQSHMQAHKKNKEHLAKSEKEAKKDDFMCDYCEDTFSQTEELEKHVLTRHPQLSEKADLQCIHCPEVFVDENALLAHIHQAHANQKHKCPMCPEQFSSVEGVYCHLDSHRQPDSSNHSVSPDPVLGSVASMSSATPDSSASVERGSTPDSTLKPLRGPKKLRDDGQGWSKVVYSCPYCSKRDFHSLAVLEIHLKTIHADKPQQSHTCQICLDSMPTLYNLNEHVRKLHKNHAYPVMQFGNISAFHCNYCPEMFADINSLQEHIRVSHCGPNVNPPDGNNAFFCNQCSMGFLTESSLTEHIQQAHCGVGGAKLESPVVQPAQSFMEVYSCPYCTNSPIFGSILKLTKHIKENHKNIPLAHSKKSKAEQSPVSSDVEVSSPKRQRLSASANSISNGEYPCNQCDLKFSNFESFQTHLKLHLELLLRKQACPQCKEDFDSQESLLQHLTVHYMTTSTHYVCESCDKQFSSVDDLQKHLLDMHTFVLYHCTLCQEVFDSKVSIQVHLAVKHSNEKKMYRCTACNWDFRKEADLQVHVKHSHLGNPAKAHKCIFCGETFSTEVELQCHITTHSKKYNCKFCSKAFHAIILLEKHLREKHCVFDAATENGTANGVPPTAAAAAAAKKTEPADLPGMLLKNPEAPNSHEASEDDVDASEPMYGCDICGAAYTMEVLLQNHRLRDHNIRPGEDDGSRKKAEFIKGSHKCNVCSRTFFSENGLREHLQTHRGPAKHYMCPICGERFPSLLTLTEHKVTHSKSLDTGTCRICKMPLQSEEEFIEHCQMHPDLRNSLTGFRCVVCMQTVTSTLELKIHGTFHMQKLAGSSAASSPNGQGLQKLYKCALCLKEFRSKQDLVKLDVNGLPYGLCAGCMARSANGQAGGLAPPEPADRPCAGLRCPECSVKFECAEDLESHMQVDHRDLTPETSGPRKGAQTSPVPRKKTYQCIKCQMTFENEREIQIHVANHMIDKMCWEDSKKIRAHLRNSIQILPANGGPAKTANA is encoded by the exons atGGTGATGACGACCCGCAGCTCTCCTGGGTGGCCTCGTCTCCCTCCAGCAAGGATGTCGCGTCACCCACGCAGATGATCGGAGATGGGTGTGACCTCGGCTTGGGTGAGGAGGAAGGGGGCACGGGCCTGCCATACCCTTGCCAGTTCTGCGACAAGTCCTTCATCCGCCTGAGCTACTTGAAGCGGCACGAGCAGATCCACAGTGACAAGTTGCCGTTCAAGTGCACCTACTGCAGCCGCCTCTTCAAGCACAAGAGGAGCCGCGACCGGCACATCAAGCTGCACACGGGTGACAAGAAGTACCACTGTCACGAGTGCGAGGCCGCCTTCTCCCGCAGCGACCACCTCAAGATCCACCTGAAGACCCACAGCTCCAGCAAGCCCTTCAAGTGCACCGTGTGCAAGCGCGGCTTCTCCTCTACCAGCTCGCTGCAGAGCCACATGCAGGCGCACAAGAAGAACAAGGAGCATCTGGCCAAGTCGGAGAAGGAGGCCAAGAAGGACGACTTCATGTGTGACTACTGCGAGGACACCTTCAGCCAGACGGAGGAGCTGGAGAAGCACGTGCTCACCCGCCACCCCCAGCTCTCCGAGAAGGCCGACCTGCAGTGCATCCACTGCCCTGAGGTCTTCGTGGACGAGAACGCGCTGCTCGCCCACATCCACCAAGCCCACGCCAACCAGAAACACAAGTGCCCCATGTGCCCCGAGCAGTTCTCCTCGGTGGAGGGTGTCTACTGCCACCTGGACAGCCACCGGCAGCCTGACTCCAGCAACCACAGCGTCAGCCCTGACCCTGTGCTGGGCAGCGTGGCCTCCATGAGTAGTGCCACGCCGGACTCCAGCGCCTCCGTGGAGCGCGGCTCCACCCCGGACTCCACCTTGAAGCCGCTGCGGGGCCCGAAGAAACTGCGGGATGATGGGCAGGGCTGGTCCAAGGTGGTCTACAGCTGCCCCTACTGCTCTAAGCGGGACTTTCACAGCCTGGCAGTGCTGGAGATCCACCTGAAGACCATCCACGCGGACAAGCCCCAGCAGAGCCACACGTGTCAGATCTGCCTGGACTCCATGCCCACCCTGTACAACCTCAACGAGCACGTCCGCAAGCTGCACAAGAACCATGCCTACCCCGTGATGCAGTTCGGCAACATCTCTGCCTTCCACTGCAACTACTGCCCTGAGATGTTCGCTGACATCAATAGTCTGCAGGAGCACATCCGCGTCTCCCACTGCGGCCCCAATGTCAACCCGCCAGACGGCAACAACGCCTTCTTCTGCAACCAGTGCTCCATGGGCTTCCTTACTGAATCCTCCCTCACAGAGCACATCCAGCAGGCCCACTGTGGTGTGGGTGGCGCCAAGCTAGAGTCCCCGGTCGTGCAGCCCGCGCAGTCCTTCATGGAGGTCTACTCCTGTCCCTATTGCACCAACTCGCCCATCTTCGGCTCTATCCTGAAGCTCACCAAGCACATTAAGGAGAACCACAAGAACATCCCGCTCGCCCACAGCAAGAAGTCCAAGGCGGAGCAGAGCCCAGTGTCCTCCGACGTGGAGGTGTCTTCCCCCAAGCGGCAGCGGCTCTCGGCCAGTGCCAACTCCATCTCCAATGGCGAGTACCCCTGTAACCAGTGTGATCTCAAGTTCTCCAACTTTGAGAGTTTCCAAACCCACCTGAAGCTGcacctggagctgctgctgcGGAAGCAGGCGTGCCCGCAGTGCAAAGAGGACTTTGACTCCCAGGAGTCCCTCCTGCAGCACCTGACAGTCCACTACATGACCACGTCGACCCACTACGTGTGCGAGAGCTGTGATAAGCAGTTCTCCTCTGTGGACGACCTGCAGAAGCACCTGCTGGACATGCACACCTTTGTGCTGTACCACTGCACCCTGTGCCAGGAGGTCTTCGATTCCAAGGTATCCATCCAGGTGCACCTGGCGGTGAAGCACAGCAATGAGAAGAAGATGTACCGCTGCACGGCCTGCAACTGGGACTTCCGCAAGGAGGCTGACCTGCAGGTGCATGTCAAACACAGCCACCTAGGCAACCCGGCCAAGGCACACAAGTGCATCTTCTGTGGGGAGACCTTTAGCACCGAGGTGGAGCTGCAGTGCCACATCACCACGCACAGCAAGAAGTACAACTGCAAGTTCTGCAGCAAGGCCTTCCATGCCATCATCTTGCTGGAGAAGCACCTACGTGAAAAGCACTGCGTGTTCGATGCTGCCACAGAGAATGGCACAGCCAATGGGGTGCCCCCCactgccgctgccgccgccgctgccaaGAAGACTGAGCCCGCTGACCTGCCGGGCATGCTGCTTAAGAACCCCGAGGCGCCCAATAGCCATGAAGCCAGTGAGGACGACGTGGATGCGTCGGAGCCCATGTACGGCTGCGACATCTGCGGGGCGGCCTACACCATGGAGGTGCTGCTGCAGAACCACCGGCTGCGAGATCACAACATCCGGCCCGGCGAGGACGACGGCTCACGCAAGAAGGCCGAGTTCATCAAGGGCAGCCACAAGTGCAACGTGTGCTCGCGGACGTTCTTCTCGGAGAACGGGCTCCGGGAGCACCTGCAGACGCACCGGGGCCCCGCCAAGCACTACATGTGCCCCATCTGCGGCGAGCGCTTCCCTTCCCTGCTGACGCTCACCGAGCACAAGGTGACCCACAGCAAGAGCCTGGACACGGGCACCTGTCGGATCTGCAAGATGCCCCTGCAGAGTGAGGAGGAGTTTATTGAGCACTGTCAGATGCATCCCGACCTGCGCAACTCGCTCACAGGCTTCCGCTGTGTCGTGTGCATGCAGACGGTCACCTCCACGCTCGAGCTCAAGATCCACGGCACCTTCCACATGCAGAAGCTGGCGGGCAGCTCAGCAGCCTCCTCCCCCAATGGCCAGGGGCTGCAGAAGCTCTACAAGTGTGCCCTGTGCCTCAAGGAGTTCCGCAGCAAGCAGGACCTGGTGAAGCTTGACGTCAACGGGCTCCCCTACGGCCTCTGCGCCGGCTGCATGGCCCGCAGTGCCAACGGACAGGCGGGCGGCCTGGCCCCACCCGAGCCCGCCGACCGGCCCTGCGCTGGCCTCCGCTGTCCCGAGTGTAGCGTCAAGTTCGAGTGTGCCGAGGACCTGGAGAGCCACATGCAGGTGGACCACCGCGACCTCACGCCGGAGACCAGTGGGCCCCGGAAAGGCGCCCAGACGTCGCCAGTGCCCCGG aaaaagacatacCAGTGCATCAAGTGCCAGATGACCTTTGAGAACGAGAGAGAGATCCAAATCCATGTTGCCAACCACATGATTG
- the ZNF423 gene encoding zinc finger protein 423 isoform X4 has product MIGDGCDLGLGEEEGGTGLPYPCQFCDKSFIRLSYLKRHEQIHSDKLPFKCTYCSRLFKHKRSRDRHIKLHTGDKKYHCHECEAAFSRSDHLKIHLKTHSSSKPFKCTVCKRGFSSTSSLQSHMQAHKKNKEHLAKSEKEAKKDDFMCDYCEDTFSQTEELEKHVLTRHPQLSEKADLQCIHCPEVFVDENALLAHIHQAHANQKHKCPMCPEQFSSVEGVYCHLDSHRQPDSSNHSVSPDPVLGSVASMSSATPDSSASVERGSTPDSTLKPLRGPKKLRDDGQGWSKVVYSCPYCSKRDFHSLAVLEIHLKTIHADKPQQSHTCQICLDSMPTLYNLNEHVRKLHKNHAYPVMQFGNISAFHCNYCPEMFADINSLQEHIRVSHCGPNVNPPDGNNAFFCNQCSMGFLTESSLTEHIQQAHCGVGGAKLESPVVQPAQSFMEVYSCPYCTNSPIFGSILKLTKHIKENHKNIPLAHSKKSKAEQSPVSSDVEVSSPKRQRLSASANSISNGEYPCNQCDLKFSNFESFQTHLKLHLELLLRKQACPQCKEDFDSQESLLQHLTVHYMTTSTHYVCESCDKQFSSVDDLQKHLLDMHTFVLYHCTLCQEVFDSKVSIQVHLAVKHSNEKKMYRCTACNWDFRKEADLQVHVKHSHLGNPAKAHKCIFCGETFSTEVELQCHITTHSKKYNCKFCSKAFHAIILLEKHLREKHCVFDAATENGTANGVPPTAAAAAAAKKTEPADLPGMLLKNPEAPNSHEASEDDVDASEPMYGCDICGAAYTMEVLLQNHRLRDHNIRPGEDDGSRKKAEFIKGSHKCNVCSRTFFSENGLREHLQTHRGPAKHYMCPICGERFPSLLTLTEHKVTHSKSLDTGTCRICKMPLQSEEEFIEHCQMHPDLRNSLTGFRCVVCMQTVTSTLELKIHGTFHMQKLAGSSAASSPNGQGLQKLYKCALCLKEFRSKQDLVKLDVNGLPYGLCAGCMARSANGQAGGLAPPEPADRPCAGLRCPECSVKFECAEDLESHMQVDHRDLTPETSGPRKGAQTSPVPRKKTYQCIKCQMTFENEREIQIHVANHMIEEGINHECKLCNQMFDSPAKLLCHLIEHSFEGMGGTFKCPVCFTVFVQANKLQQHIFAVHGQEDKIYDCSQCPQKFFFQTELQNHTMSQHAQ; this is encoded by the exons ATGATCGGAGATGGGTGTGACCTCGGCTTGGGTGAGGAGGAAGGGGGCACGGGCCTGCCATACCCTTGCCAGTTCTGCGACAAGTCCTTCATCCGCCTGAGCTACTTGAAGCGGCACGAGCAGATCCACAGTGACAAGTTGCCGTTCAAGTGCACCTACTGCAGCCGCCTCTTCAAGCACAAGAGGAGCCGCGACCGGCACATCAAGCTGCACACGGGTGACAAGAAGTACCACTGTCACGAGTGCGAGGCCGCCTTCTCCCGCAGCGACCACCTCAAGATCCACCTGAAGACCCACAGCTCCAGCAAGCCCTTCAAGTGCACCGTGTGCAAGCGCGGCTTCTCCTCTACCAGCTCGCTGCAGAGCCACATGCAGGCGCACAAGAAGAACAAGGAGCATCTGGCCAAGTCGGAGAAGGAGGCCAAGAAGGACGACTTCATGTGTGACTACTGCGAGGACACCTTCAGCCAGACGGAGGAGCTGGAGAAGCACGTGCTCACCCGCCACCCCCAGCTCTCCGAGAAGGCCGACCTGCAGTGCATCCACTGCCCTGAGGTCTTCGTGGACGAGAACGCGCTGCTCGCCCACATCCACCAAGCCCACGCCAACCAGAAACACAAGTGCCCCATGTGCCCCGAGCAGTTCTCCTCGGTGGAGGGTGTCTACTGCCACCTGGACAGCCACCGGCAGCCTGACTCCAGCAACCACAGCGTCAGCCCTGACCCTGTGCTGGGCAGCGTGGCCTCCATGAGTAGTGCCACGCCGGACTCCAGCGCCTCCGTGGAGCGCGGCTCCACCCCGGACTCCACCTTGAAGCCGCTGCGGGGCCCGAAGAAACTGCGGGATGATGGGCAGGGCTGGTCCAAGGTGGTCTACAGCTGCCCCTACTGCTCTAAGCGGGACTTTCACAGCCTGGCAGTGCTGGAGATCCACCTGAAGACCATCCACGCGGACAAGCCCCAGCAGAGCCACACGTGTCAGATCTGCCTGGACTCCATGCCCACCCTGTACAACCTCAACGAGCACGTCCGCAAGCTGCACAAGAACCATGCCTACCCCGTGATGCAGTTCGGCAACATCTCTGCCTTCCACTGCAACTACTGCCCTGAGATGTTCGCTGACATCAATAGTCTGCAGGAGCACATCCGCGTCTCCCACTGCGGCCCCAATGTCAACCCGCCAGACGGCAACAACGCCTTCTTCTGCAACCAGTGCTCCATGGGCTTCCTTACTGAATCCTCCCTCACAGAGCACATCCAGCAGGCCCACTGTGGTGTGGGTGGCGCCAAGCTAGAGTCCCCGGTCGTGCAGCCCGCGCAGTCCTTCATGGAGGTCTACTCCTGTCCCTATTGCACCAACTCGCCCATCTTCGGCTCTATCCTGAAGCTCACCAAGCACATTAAGGAGAACCACAAGAACATCCCGCTCGCCCACAGCAAGAAGTCCAAGGCGGAGCAGAGCCCAGTGTCCTCCGACGTGGAGGTGTCTTCCCCCAAGCGGCAGCGGCTCTCGGCCAGTGCCAACTCCATCTCCAATGGCGAGTACCCCTGTAACCAGTGTGATCTCAAGTTCTCCAACTTTGAGAGTTTCCAAACCCACCTGAAGCTGcacctggagctgctgctgcGGAAGCAGGCGTGCCCGCAGTGCAAAGAGGACTTTGACTCCCAGGAGTCCCTCCTGCAGCACCTGACAGTCCACTACATGACCACGTCGACCCACTACGTGTGCGAGAGCTGTGATAAGCAGTTCTCCTCTGTGGACGACCTGCAGAAGCACCTGCTGGACATGCACACCTTTGTGCTGTACCACTGCACCCTGTGCCAGGAGGTCTTCGATTCCAAGGTATCCATCCAGGTGCACCTGGCGGTGAAGCACAGCAATGAGAAGAAGATGTACCGCTGCACGGCCTGCAACTGGGACTTCCGCAAGGAGGCTGACCTGCAGGTGCATGTCAAACACAGCCACCTAGGCAACCCGGCCAAGGCACACAAGTGCATCTTCTGTGGGGAGACCTTTAGCACCGAGGTGGAGCTGCAGTGCCACATCACCACGCACAGCAAGAAGTACAACTGCAAGTTCTGCAGCAAGGCCTTCCATGCCATCATCTTGCTGGAGAAGCACCTACGTGAAAAGCACTGCGTGTTCGATGCTGCCACAGAGAATGGCACAGCCAATGGGGTGCCCCCCactgccgctgccgccgccgctgccaaGAAGACTGAGCCCGCTGACCTGCCGGGCATGCTGCTTAAGAACCCCGAGGCGCCCAATAGCCATGAAGCCAGTGAGGACGACGTGGATGCGTCGGAGCCCATGTACGGCTGCGACATCTGCGGGGCGGCCTACACCATGGAGGTGCTGCTGCAGAACCACCGGCTGCGAGATCACAACATCCGGCCCGGCGAGGACGACGGCTCACGCAAGAAGGCCGAGTTCATCAAGGGCAGCCACAAGTGCAACGTGTGCTCGCGGACGTTCTTCTCGGAGAACGGGCTCCGGGAGCACCTGCAGACGCACCGGGGCCCCGCCAAGCACTACATGTGCCCCATCTGCGGCGAGCGCTTCCCTTCCCTGCTGACGCTCACCGAGCACAAGGTGACCCACAGCAAGAGCCTGGACACGGGCACCTGTCGGATCTGCAAGATGCCCCTGCAGAGTGAGGAGGAGTTTATTGAGCACTGTCAGATGCATCCCGACCTGCGCAACTCGCTCACAGGCTTCCGCTGTGTCGTGTGCATGCAGACGGTCACCTCCACGCTCGAGCTCAAGATCCACGGCACCTTCCACATGCAGAAGCTGGCGGGCAGCTCAGCAGCCTCCTCCCCCAATGGCCAGGGGCTGCAGAAGCTCTACAAGTGTGCCCTGTGCCTCAAGGAGTTCCGCAGCAAGCAGGACCTGGTGAAGCTTGACGTCAACGGGCTCCCCTACGGCCTCTGCGCCGGCTGCATGGCCCGCAGTGCCAACGGACAGGCGGGCGGCCTGGCCCCACCCGAGCCCGCCGACCGGCCCTGCGCTGGCCTCCGCTGTCCCGAGTGTAGCGTCAAGTTCGAGTGTGCCGAGGACCTGGAGAGCCACATGCAGGTGGACCACCGCGACCTCACGCCGGAGACCAGTGGGCCCCGGAAAGGCGCCCAGACGTCGCCAGTGCCCCGG aaaaagacatacCAGTGCATCAAGTGCCAGATGACCTTTGAGAACGAGAGAGAGATCCAAATCCATGTTGCCAACCACATGATTG